The genomic stretch CAACGAGTGAGGCGTGGAGTGTGGAGGTTCTGCCAAGTGACTCAGGTGAGAGTTGAACCCATTCAAGAATGGTTCAGTGTTTGTATAGCACCCTTACTAATTTCAAAAGCACCTTCAATGATTATACTGGATAAGTACCTGATACTTCTGGAGTTCCTCCGTGGGACTTAAGACCGGTGTGTGGCGCAGTTGTCACTTACATGCTCCACTGCCCCACCATACTTAACGCCATACATATATTATAtctcgtaattttttttttgcaatttttgtaacagATTTTGCAAACTAACTTTGTAACAACTCTGTAACTCTGTTACAAACTTTGTGAATAAATCAAATGGGACAAAAATagatacaaatacaaatagataaaaatccacccagcaCTTGTTTTTAAATCCCCATGAATCATAATCACTTTCTCAGAGCAAGCCGTTCACAGATTATTGGCAAAGTGACATCACTTTGTACTGGCCCCTCCCACGACTGTTGATGGACACTGCCGTTTTAGCATAGACACGTCCTGAGtgagctgtagacggtaatgttttctcttgtttcatttctctcggttcatgtcaaaaaaattttgataaataagtcggacctgactataagtcgcaggaccagccaaactttgaaaaaagtgcgacttatagtctgaaaaatacggtaaccGCAACAGTTTGATAAACtgtttgataccggcatatccctactgcttacacaaatgtagcaaatacagtctttataagctttccattgaaaaacagcgatctatTGAGGCTTAgatatttataatgatatatagtttaagataaaatttgtcccgtttcatttaatctgttcgtaaacactgacacgtgtgAGTTTAGGGGCATTTAGGACGCCTGCCTTCTgttgctggctaacaggttaaatgaGATTGGTGTCCATTACTGAAATTTGGTGGTTGTGACAACTCTAATGATATTCCTGTTAACAGGGCTGATTATGTTTTGAATCATGCAATTGTGAATCAGAAAGAATGTAAAACCAGACTGTGCCAGTAGCAGGCATACGGCAGTCTGTGTGTGGTCTTGTCTCCCTGCCCGTTTGCATCCCAAACACTAGAAAGAGAGAATAAGTgattgttttttccttttttctgggGTTTGTTTCAGTTCTAGGCAGTGGAAAAGTGGACTTTAAAGACAATTGAGACCTTGCATTGGTACAATTGAGCATGTAAATGAGAGTCCTCTATGGCAATGTCCtgggtgtgtttatgtgtgtgtggataCACCGTTTCCTACAGTTAATGAATCTGTGTTTCAGAAGCTGCAGACCTGAAGCAGGAAGAGCGACTGCAGGAGCTGGAGAGCTGCTCAGGTGTGGGTAGCACTTCAGATGACACCGAGGTCAGAGAGGTCAGCTCCCGACCCAGCACCCCGGGACTCAGTGTTGTTTCAGGTACACATACACAAAAGCCTAATCGTCTAAATGCATTCAAATGAGCAACCGCTGTCAATCTGGAATTGCACAATTGAGCAAACATGACCTTGCAGAATTCGACAATCCAAaggttttaacattaacattcaaATGTGACATGCATATTCTCTGCCTCGCTGAGTTCTTTACTCAGCGACTCTTCTTCCCTGACATGCTGATGAAGACGAATAGCCATGTAAGACAACGGCAAACTCCCAAAAGACTACTTGTGGGGAGTTTTACCTGAGGACTTTGGCAGATGCATCGCCTTTTCATTCCTTCACCATTCAATCTTGGCGTTTCCATCTCTCGTTCACCTACTCTGACCTCCCTGGGGATCCTCCTGCCCTCTTTGTGTGATCAAGAGAGCATTGGCATGGTTTCCTCGCTTCCATGAAGAGCTTGAAATGAGGTGTAACCACTCCATCACTTACACGCTAGACTTTTGCTTATTCTCTGAACTATTCTGGATCTCTGAGAGACATATGCACAGTCAACCGTACGCTTGTTTTGCTAAGGCAGCAAaacaaagtgttttatttatttatttattttttttttttctttcatttcttccTTTGTATCAGAGGTAGTACGTCATGCCAAAGTTTCCTCTTTGACAAACCAAACTACTTCACAGCTctatacacaatatatttatttctgtgctTTATAATTGGAGGCTTTGCTGATTTGTTACATATTGTTTGTGCAGGCATCAGTGCCACATCAGAGGACATCCCCAATAAGATTGAAGACCTACGCTCAGAGTGCAGCTCAGATTTTGGAGGCAAAGACTCCGTGACCAGCCCAGATGGAGAGGACTCTGCTCACGGTACTAACACATAATCAAGTGACTGattgggcacacacacacacacacacacacacacacacacacactgcttcatTCTCAGAGATGCACTAACAAAGTTTTACTCCTTAAGATGTAAGCATATAAGTAGAGTAGAGCCTCACTGTGGCTGTCCAGACATCAAATTGGTTAGCATGGTTCCCTTGCTGGGAAATGATTCCACTTCAGtgaaattttatataatatatgactttgtatatatttacacctacctttaaaaagtttggggtctgtaggtttttgaaagatgttaatacttttattcaggaaggatgcattaaatcgatcaaaagtaTATAAAAACTTAGGGAACattttatattgatatatatatatttctaatattacTGTACtatattttgaacaaataaatgcatcctttatgagcattagagacttctttcaaaaacaaaaaatggctAATGTTATTGACCAACGgccataacattttatataataactgGCTCTTCTGTATTTTTTACATTGGGTGTCTAATAATGTTGTACACAAGTTTATGGGAAAGGGGTAGCAGACAGCATAATGCTGACATATGTTGTTTAAAGATGAAAAGAGACAGCAAAACATATCAACATAATAACTTGGTGCATCTTGGttcaagtttaaataaaaatttgttgTGAGTTTTGTTAGACTCTGTAAACTATAAAGGATTACATCAAACGTTTTATCTTCagacataatgttttttttttttttttccttcattgtTAATTTTTATCCTCTACAGTTGTTGAATATGTTTCTTGGGATTTCTGGTGTGGGACGAACATGTCCTTTGTCACTCATTTACTTTATCCCTTTATGCACCCCTCCATTCTTCCACCTCTCTAGGAGCTCACAGTCTATCCTGCGCACCCTCTCAAACAGATTCACTGCTGGCCATGTTCGATCCCCTCTCCTCTGGAGAAGGTAATGTcacttcccagcatgcactgctgtAGAATGCAGTACTTACACATGTAAGAGCTAGAAAGAAGTGCCATTAATGTGCCTAATGACAAAAGCCCACTAAACAGTGTGTGCGCTGTGAAATAAAGCAATCGCTTGCcagatttattttctgttatgaCCCATTCTTGTTGAATATAGGGTTTTATTATGTTGGTGTTTAAAGGCTAAATTGGATTTGTGGTTGTTTAAGCCTACAAATCTACAATAGAAAAttgcataaatgtgtgttggagaGATATTGTGAGAGAAATACGTGTTTGTGGGGCAAGGTGAGGGGATGACAGGTTGCTAGACCTCACTGCAGGCGTTTTGGCTCAGTGGCCTGTCCCAGCTGAGCTGGTGGCACAGGGCTGGCATTAGAACGCACACAGCAGAGATGCTGTACCCTTGGAACAGGTGGCCTACTTTCACCTGAGGTCTGTCTGACTCTGACAGCGCTCTCAAGctctctcgcgcacacacacacacacacacacacacacacacactcctgctgacAGTGCGCATGCAACCTTTTTTATGAATGCCAGTTAAACAGAAGTCATGTCACGACCCTGGCTCTAGTTTTGTTTGTCAAAAACTGGAGGTTATGCTGCAAATATCAATTTGCAAAAACAGTTTTCTCACAGGTACAGAGTTTAGCCAGTGACAtgatttaaatccaaaagcaaagACCCTCTAAATTTGGGTCAAATGTCTTTGCAGGTTCATCCACTGGCACCATCGTGCGACCCAAGGTGCACTATCCCCGGCCCCCTCACCCTCCCCCTGACCCGCCCATTCCAGAGGCCAGCATAACAGGCTACCAGGAGCCTCGTCCACCCCTCTTCGCCCCCCACCTGGTGCAGAGTGACCTGGAGCATCCCAAACAGAGGCACTCTTTCCCTGAAAGGCTGGTCAGAAGCCGCAGCACAGATGTGGTGTCTGCTGGCCGCAGACCCACCAGTGACCCCGGACTGAACCGCAGGACCATGATGGAGGAGAGAGACCCGGCTGGAGCTTATTCCACAGGACCCACCTCCTCTCCCAGCAAGGATTCACTCAAAGGAGATGTGAGAAAGATGGATTATCAGTTTTGTCTAATCTGTATTATTCATGTATACTTgctaggggtgtcacgattctccaaatcctcgattcgattgcattttcgattctaaggtcacggttcgattcgattctcgatttttacatttattctctttaaagcaagactagacttttatgtaatataatatctgacctttgtttgcaatgtaccacattacaatgtcaaatttaaaacttttattaacaacataatgtaacaataacttttatctttagtcaattgaaaacttaaaataaactgccatccagtttctcttttgtaagtgcagtcacaaaagatgacattcaagttcataacaaatcaaacaaaaacaataaaaaatgactaaactaaccttcaaatattacgatgtatctatttaaaagattaaagataaaacacttgttaaacacttcactgtcattcatttagatttatatatatatatatatatatatatatatatatatatatatatatatatatatatgtgtgtgtatatatatatgtatatatgtgtgtgtgtgtgtgtgtgtgtgtatatatatatatatatatatatatatatatatatatatatatatatatatattatgtatgtatgaacagtatgtgtgttgtgtgtgtgcatcatcacagtctgtaaaatatgtgtatctcttattacaagactgcaatcactagcaaacAGAAGAATTCCatttaatcaagtatctacaaaagatctactctataaacaatgcattaaattacattaaagacaaaaataaattaaacaagcaaaagaaatgattactcgcatgtatctggtccactgatgaagtcatgggtcaagtcaagtgaattattaatcattttctaacaggcgtcgaatactgactttaggaaaaggggaataaccaatgacatttgagataacaactaaaacagcaagccccgccccacgactgacaaaaataaaattgttcgcgcgagcagaggtgagatggtcgagcgcgaggatgtggggaatgcGCACGCGCGCGAGGGCTTGTATTGCGCACAGAGTACATGTCAcgcgccagcatcagttgtatgctcggttatttttgtcattgatttgccgtcatacaacatgggggcgtggcagcatcgacgattccattttttaattcgaagttcgagactgtgacttaatttcgatcaatttcgatttaaaatcgaaatcgtgacacccctaatacTTGCTCTGCTACatcaatattacaattttaaataactggtttctattttattacattttaaaattatattactatgatagcaaagctgaattttcagcatcattactccagtctgcagtgCCACAAtgtccttcagaaagcattctaatatgcttattttctACTCaagaattattttgtattattatcaatattgaaaacatttgtgctacttaatatttttgtgaaaaccatgattgtattttttaaatgaatttgaagatcaaaagaacagcatattttTAAATTAGACATATTTTGTAACCGTACACattctttactgttacttttgatcaatttacactttttctttctttcttacataaatttaaattaaaattttacttaatttttcttCATTCAGGGTTTGCGTTACTTGAGGTCAGTTAATTGACAATGTAAAATTTTGAGTGAACAACtactttaaataatcatgtttttgtaTGTGTGCAGTCTGAGGACAGAAAGGATAGTGATGATGAGAAGTCTGACAGGAACAGACCCTGGTGGAAGAAGCGCTTTGTTCCTGCCATTCCTAAAGGTGAGAAGTTTAAGAAGacaaatattattcattttaaaaatcaaaGGTTTTCTATTGACTATTCTTTTCTTTGAAATGTTTGATCACTTTACAGTAAAGATGTTTTGTATGGAATTACCATGTACGTTTACATGTTTGGTGtataaagtgtacatttttcactTTGATGAATGTTAAATCGAGCAGCATTTATTAAttctattgtaacattataaatgtttttaatgtcacttatgatcaatttaatgcatccttgcagactaaaagtattaatttggACAGCCAAACTAGCAATTAGCATTTAGCATGGCTTGGGCGGAAAGTTTGTGTGTGAAGCCCAACCCTGTCTGTTGCTGTCTGTGTTCCTCACACAGTGTTCTATTGGACtgcagagggtgaactcccagGTAACCCACTCTTCAAGCTCTCTCCCACTCAGTTCAGTGCTGTACACTAGCAGCCCGAATATTTGCTAGTCCCTGTAGACTTCTCTTCGCCACTGTGTGACGGCTAGAGCTGTGATGAAGCACAGTCGAGCGTCATCTTTTCATTCATGCAGCCATCTtggattttcattatttattttgtagtggTTGAACTCTATAAAAGGATCCACTTGAAAAAGATGTATAATTTGCTTTAGGGATACAAAAACTACAGAATGTTGGTGTCaagtcaaaactaaaataaataatataactatTGAAGTTGACTATTGAAATTTTGGTTTCAGAACCTCAATTTTCATAGACTTGTCATATAAAGACAatctcatcctttttttttttttgcccatacaTATGGCATTCTGCAGCACAGAGTCCCAcatctgtgtgtttgcacttaGTAGTGACATGCTTCTTGTTTTAGTTCCCCATTTCTGAATATTTTGTAGTGGCTGTGTGGAGCAAATAAATTCAAAGATTGTTCGTCTATTTGGTGCAGTGGACTGGAGAGGGTCCGTGTCTTGAGGTTTGCCCTCTTGTAGGAACACGGCTGCAGCTTTGTGCAATTTTTGTGAGAATAACTGcatctttaatttttttgcagtgccgATCTCTGGGCTCCGAAAGCGGGACAAGCCGGAAAAAGACGAGCAAGGAGTGGAGAGGGTACCACAAGGTCTGATTCCATTTAACACTTATCATACACTCACTGCAGCCATCGTCCAAGCTGATCATGTGTGTTTGCATCTCAGGTATACCAGATGAGCCTTCAGCGCTCAGGCAGACCTCTAAGACCCAGTCAGCGGAGGCAATAATGGACAAGTACAAGTACATCATGGAGAGACGACCCACTCACAGTGATGGGGCACTTGCTGGAACTTATGTTGGACAAGGTTTGTAATATTCATACTATGACATAGAAACACATGAAATTGGTACACACTCTCTTTCTTCAGTATTGTggagaaaataattaaaagtattgATGCTTCTTACAATTTATATTAGACTGATACAGACACTGTAGCTTATCCTCTCAGATAGTGTCCCCTCATtgtccaattaatttttttattattatctttatttatttattaaatacttgtGTATAATAGCTTTTGTTAGGATCTTGTGCTTAGAATAGCAATGGGGCAAGGAAATCGTTTCCTATAGCTACATAAAGAGTagcttgattacatttttttttattgttttcccaATACTGCTTATGTTGCTTCTACTTTTATCCGTTAGACAAAATTGATTAATGAAACTGATAGTCATCTGctgttttgtaactgtttttacagAGCCTTGTAGAGAGGTAGACAGTGAGCACGATTCCCCTAAAGATGAAGCTCTGCAGAACATCTCTGCAGATGACCTTCCAGACTCTGCCAGTCAGACAGCACCCCCTCAAGACAAGACATTCTCCTTCAGGTCTCTTAGACAAACAAACtctaaatcaaactttttttctctTGAAAGTAAAATCAGTACATTCTGAAAGTCTAAATCTCAGGAAGCAAAATGGCAAAGAACATTTAACAGAATCAGAATGATGAGTGAATTTTGAACTTATGTGTGCATAATCTGTCTGTTGTATCTCTGCAGTGATATTAAGAAAAAGCTACGCCTGGCGCTGTGCTCTGCAGATTCTGTTGTATTTCCCATCATTCCACCAGCAACAACACGTAATGGTCTCCCAGACCATGCAGATCCCGAAGGTTACTTATTATCCATGTTATTTCCTAATATCTGTTCTTGACTTATGCTTTACTTATTACAAAGTTGTTtcttttagtttataataataataataataatgaagacaataataaatgaatactattttaatattgtaatgattattattaacacttatattatttattcctattattattttataaattattattgttgttgttcttattattattcctatTATTATACTAGTCCTGTTTAAAGGGAACCTTTTATCTGAACTAAAGTTTTCGTAGATATGTACTCATGGGGTGAAAGTAGTTGTTCCATAGGTTTTGAGGTTCAAAACGCTGTGCATTTATGGTCTGGCCCctgtctcctctctctcctcagaCAACGAGATCGTGTGCTTTCTGAAGGTGCAGCTGGCGGAGGCCATTAACCTGCAGGATAAGAACCAGATGGCTCAGATCCAGGAGACTACGCGCTGCGTCAGCCACCTCGACCCCCGCACCTGCAGAAAACTGCTCACTGCCATGGCAGAGGACTACAGGTACACACATTAGTCtcttattcctctctctctcttcatatcTGACAAACTTAGTCACATTGGTTCTCTCTTTTATTCActtctctcacacacaacaatgaaTCACCATTTATTAAAAGATTGTGCTGacatatttttgggcatgactcCATCGTGAGCGCTGTGATGGTTTTGTGCACTAGGAAACGGGCTCCATACATTGCCTATCTGACGCGGTGCAGGCAAGGCCTGCAGACATCTCAGGCTCATCTGGAGAGACTCCTGCAGAGAGTGTTAAGAGACAAAGAAGTGGCCAACCGCTACTTTACCACCGTCTGTGTCCGACTGCTCCTGGAACACATGGAGTCAAAGATGCTTGACTTCATCAAAGGTCTGtatgatgaataaaaaagttcaaatgaacaggtTTTacctgaaatagaaatctttttaacTTTATACATGGATTTactgtcacgtttgatcaatttagcaaTCGTTGCTAAATAACTCTACATTTAGTCTTGTTTTTATtcgtcaacaatattgcattatacattttaattatagtactcatcacatgaccagcatttacgtTGCTTGTCTTGTTTTCATCACGTAATAAAGGTTCGTTGATGatgatatttagtcataatttttgtTGATGAAAGAAACACTAGCTGTAGCTgttcaaaaatattacatattttgttaGTGCAAAATAACATTACCATGCgtatatttaattaaactaaatttgAGTGCTTGTATGAAATGATGCCATGAAATCCCTGCATTTAAAGAGGTAgttaatcaaaattttaaattatgtcattaatgactcaccctcatgtggttccaaacccatgagaccgtttatcttcagaacaccgtttaagatattttagatttagtccgagagctctcagtccctccattgaagctgtgtgtacggtacactgtccatgtccagaaaggtaataaaagcatcatcaaagtagtccatgtgacatcagagggtccgttggaattttttgaagcatcgaaaatacattttggtccaaaaatagcaaaaacgacgactttattcagcattgtcttctcttccgtgtctgttgtgagcaagttcaaaacactgcagtgtaatgatatccggttcacgaataaatcatttgatgtaaccagatcttcttgaacaagttcaccaaatcgaactgaatcatttgaaatggctcgcgtctccaataagcattaatccacaaatgacttaagctttttTACcgtggctgacactctctctgaataaaacaaaccaatatcccggagtaattaatttactcaaacagttcactgactgaactgctgtgaagagagaactgaagatgaacaccaagccgagccagataacgaacaaaagactgactcgtttaaatctaaaatatcttaaactgtgttccgaagatgagcggaggtcttatgggtttggaacgacatgagggtgagtcattagtgacataatttagatttttgggtgaactaaccctttaagtcccTCTCTGTGGTTCTGCAGCATTTCAGGGCTGCACAGCATCTGATGATAAGACAGCAGCCGTGGAGGATTTCCTGCGTTACCTGTATGGAGCCATGGCCCATGATGCCATCTGGCAGTACGCCAGTGAAGAGCAGCTCCAGGATGCCCAGATGGCCATCGAACGCAGCGTCATGAACCGCATCTTCAAACTGGCATTCTACCCCAATCAGGATGGGGATATCCACAGAGATCAGTAAGGAAACTCATAAAACCTTCTTCCTTACTCCTGTTCATTTTCACATTGGGTCTAAACCAGATGTGATGCATTAATCAACCTCCTCTATACTAGTCTGTCTGACGTTTTGTCAGTCAAATGGTTTCTGTCTTTGTTGCATTACACTGGTTATATATGGACTTAAAActatatcaaaatattttcttgtatttaTTGCAATTAACTAGGGGTGCGCCGATCACGATCGTTATTGTTAttgaccggctttactgacgagatgcgcattaacgatcggccgatcgtgatcggagcagccctacaaTTAATACATTatcaatgataataattaatattcatattcaaaaaaacttttgtttgtttAGAGACAAGTATTATTTTTTACACCCAGTGCAGAAACTCATGCATCACGTTATTAGACCTTACAGTGTTCCCGGAACAAAGACATCAAGCTATAAAAAATGACATCCAGCTATCGCTATAGCTGATTAAAAAGAAGACAGAATCACTTTAACTGACCAGACATGAAAACAATATATGgattatctttatttttcaagCCATCTTGGATATTTTTATAAGAATAAAGTATATTCATAATGCAGTGCTAATCAACTTAGTCTTTATCACTGTATAGAATACTATAAAATATTACGATTTCTGCCTCATTCTGTGATATGAAACCACGTTTCAAACACTCGACTCAATGTTGAAGTGAAGTGAATTTGACGTAGGTCAATAAATCTCTGTTGGACAAAAGGTTTTTAAACAGGCGCAGAAACATGCAAAACTGTGTCGTACACTTGCTACTGTAGTACATTTATTCATTGCAcagtaataaataatttttttgttgcacTGTTCATCCTTGACTAAACCAGTCCCAGATTGTAGAGGCAGCTCCTCATTTAGCGAGAAACTCCTCATCAGTTTCACATCTGCTTTCTACCATGCCTCTCCAAATGGTCACACTCAGAAATATTTCAAGAACTAGGCTTTATCATGAGAAGACAAATTTTTATCATGGGAGAATTTTTACCAGTATATTGCAAATAAGATCTCACCCATTCCTATTTCAAATGGCTGTGCTTTTGTTTATTTGCGCAAGAAAATAGTATGTTAATGATATGTCTCCTTTATTCAAGGCTATTCCTGGAGCACATTCAGCGTCTGTCCAAAGTGGTGACGGCCAATCACAAAGCCCTGCAGATCCCAGAGGTAACCATTTGCACAATGTCTCAAAATATAGCAAGAAACAAAGATGGAAAAATGGCAGTTATAgatcgttgtgtgtgtgtgtgtgaatctgtgcAGGTCTATTTGAAGGAGGCACCATGGCCCTCAGCACAGGCTGAGATCAGGACCATCAACGCCTATAAGACCCCACGAGATAAAGTACAGTGTATCCTCCGCATGTGCTCCACAATTATGAACCTGCTCAGCCTGGCCAATGAGGACGCTGTACCCGGGGCTGATGACTTTGTCCCAGTGCTCGTCTTTGTCCTGATTAAAGTGAGTTAAGAGACAACCTTAGAGTGTTAATGTTCATAATTGTGTTAAGCGTGTTGTGCATTCTGtacagtaaaattataatttctgATAGTTGGCTGGCACTAAGGCCCATAAGCTTTGTTGTCTTATAAGTAATCAAATATTCTttggtatttaataaaaatatctctttatacgtttattaaataaattcagtttgttcTGTAATCACAACTACAGTACATCCATAACACATAATGAATTTATTAAACTGCTTAAAGATGTAAGCAACTGGCAGTTTCATAAGAGTTtcacaagaaaaagaaaatcctggaatgttttcctcaaaaaccttaatgtCTTTGCAACTAAAGAAAGACAGACATGAACATGACATGTCaagagtaaattatcaggatatttttattctggaagtgaactaatcctttaaggctAGTTTTATATACTTTACTGCTCAAATGTTTTGGGGTTgctccaaagtttttttttttttttattctctccaggctgcatttatttgatcaatacagcatacagtaaaaatgtaaaaacaaattaaatctctTTACTGTCTCTCTTGAGCAATTTCATTAATTCTTGCtgatatttatttcttaaaataaaaaaagttacaaacttTTGATCGCTAGTTAATGTGAAAACAGTTAATGCACAGATCCTAATGTTAGAGTTCTTTTGTTTGCTTTGATGtaagttttgttattttgtgcagtgtacttttttttttttcaccccatACCTATTTGTATTAGTTATGCACACACCCACACCAGATTTTCTACTTGTAAGTGTGCTTGAATGTGTAAGCATGCACAATGTGGGTGGTCAGATGTTAACTCGTACATTAATTCCCCCCTTTCGCTCGTTCTCTCCCTCCCTCCAGGCAAACCCTCCCTGCCTTCTGTCCACCATTCAGTACATCAATAATTTCTACGCCAGCAGACTGAGCGGGGAGGAGTGCTACTGGTGGATGCAGTTCACTGCCGCCGTGGAATTCATTAAAACCATCGACGATCGCAAGTGAAGCAGAACAGCCACCTGTATGGACAGA from Carassius auratus strain Wakin unplaced genomic scaffold, ASM336829v1 scaf_tig00216413, whole genome shotgun sequence encodes the following:
- the gapvd1 gene encoding GTPase-activating protein and VPS9 domain-containing protein 1 isoform X7, which encodes MVKPDIHTLAHHLKQERLYVASEKQLIQRLNNEVLKTAERLCRAAWIAKQQRINLDRLILTSAEASPAECCQHAKFLEDTQFVDGYKTLGFQESIYGEFLGRLRENPRLVASCLVAGERLSHEHTQGVIHTVFTSLYGNCIMQEDECYLLQVLRYLVEFELKESDNPRRLLRRGTCAFSILFKLFSEGLYSAKLFLTATLHEPIMQLLVEDEDHLETDPAKLIDRFTPAQQERLFGEKGTDEYRRKVQAAVEANEAKLVALVNTFINYLKQNTYCFPQSLRWIVSQMYKTLAHVERLEVGEVRTMCTDLLLTCFICPAIVNPEQYGIISDAPINEVARFNLMQVGQLLQQLAMSDADDGDPRRKSSLSKFDKMCVSAFLDVVIGGRAVETPPMSSMNLLEGLTRTVVYMTHNQLLALVDFVRSVTAGDQLREEDHLALETLIAHVPQSRTTKSNSLELTPSNTPQLSPVTTPANKKNRLPIGSRSRSRTNMAQEGEIEASSLESLQEVTPEEVLVISLGTSLQTVPGMMSENEVLTLHLGDGGQGDAPVDDTKLHGKPDKTLRFSLCSDNLEGISEGPSNRSNSVSSLDLEVESVSEGGPGPSGSNGAEALQLLEHEQATTQDNLDDKLRKFEIRDMMGLTEDRDISETVSETWSTDVLGSDFDPNMDEDRLQEIAGAAAENALGSMLCLPVLLDPYGSTISETTSEAWSVEVLPSDSEAADLKQEERLQELESCSGVGSTSDDTEVREVSSRPSTPGLSVVSGISATSEDIPNKIEDLRSECSSDFGGKDSVTSPDGEDSAHGAHSLSCAPSQTDSLLAMFDPLSSGEGSSTGTIVRPKVHYPRPPHPPPDPPIPEASITGYQEPRPPLFAPHLVQSDLEHPKQRHSFPERLVRSRSTDVVSAGRRPTSDPGLNRRTMMEERDPAGAYSTGPTSSPSKDSLKGDSEDRKDSDDEKSDRNRPWWKKRFVPAIPKVPISGLRKRDKPEKDEQGVERVPQGIPDEPSALRQTSKTQSAEAIMDKYKYIMERRPTHSDGALAGTYVGQEPCREVDSEHDSPKDEALQNISADDLPDSASQTAPPQDKTFSFSDIKKKLRLALCSADSVVFPIIPPATTRNGLPDHADPEDNEIVCFLKVQLAEAINLQDKNQMAQIQETTRCVSHLDPRTCRKLLTAMAEDYRKRAPYIAYLTRCRQGLQTSQAHLERLLQRVLRDKEVANRYFTTVCVRLLLEHMESKMLDFIKAFQGCTASDDKTAAVEDFLRYLYGAMAHDAIWQYASEEQLQDAQMAIERSVMNRIFKLAFYPNQDGDIHRDQLFLEHIQRLSKVVTANHKALQIPEVYLKEAPWPSAQAEIRTINAYKTPRDKVQCILRMCSTIMNLLSLANEDAVPGADDFVPVLVFVLIKANPPCLLSTIQYINNFYASRLSGEECYWWMQFTAAVEFIKTIDDRK